From Paraflavitalea devenefica, the proteins below share one genomic window:
- a CDS encoding Gfo/Idh/MocA family protein, producing the protein MLNLGILGLGEGRSTMSAALQSKKWILKKICDVKEELCLQRSKEFDFPHYTLRYEDMLNDPSIDVIAIYTPDKFHAEHIKQALLHNKHVVCTKPLIDDLSKAAALLALQKQTGKRVFVGQSSRFFEPMKRQRADYEAGAIGELVTVEAYYHADHRWFLGKGWSLEKAFKWLYGGLSHPVDFIRWYLPEIEAVMGYGMLSPNGKAGGLQNEDTMHFIFKAKDGRIARVSGVYSGPVQPVIRDSEMSCILRGTEGCSQGDYMDLRYAITDKMGEEKIVTWEHKLKHYFRFEGKSHHAGEYQNYLEYFADSIEQGFTAYPDLQEGIGTIAVLKAMEQSLETGLPVKISSIWKS; encoded by the coding sequence ATGTTAAACCTTGGTATTCTCGGATTGGGAGAAGGGCGCAGCACCATGTCGGCAGCCCTGCAAAGTAAGAAATGGATATTGAAAAAGATCTGTGATGTAAAGGAGGAGCTGTGTCTTCAACGCAGCAAGGAATTTGACTTTCCTCATTATACTCTGCGCTATGAAGATATGCTCAATGATCCCTCCATTGATGTGATCGCTATTTATACGCCGGATAAGTTTCATGCCGAACATATTAAGCAGGCCCTGTTGCATAATAAGCACGTAGTGTGTACCAAGCCGCTGATAGATGACCTGTCGAAGGCGGCAGCATTACTGGCTTTACAAAAGCAGACTGGTAAGCGCGTATTTGTAGGACAAAGCTCCCGCTTCTTTGAACCGATGAAGCGTCAGCGGGCAGATTATGAAGCCGGCGCCATCGGCGAGCTGGTAACCGTAGAGGCCTATTATCATGCCGATCACCGGTGGTTCCTGGGCAAGGGATGGTCGCTGGAAAAAGCATTCAAATGGTTGTATGGCGGACTGAGTCACCCGGTAGATTTTATACGCTGGTACCTGCCGGAGATTGAAGCCGTGATGGGCTATGGTATGCTGAGCCCCAATGGCAAGGCCGGTGGCCTGCAGAATGAAGATACCATGCACTTTATTTTTAAGGCAAAAGATGGACGCATTGCCCGGGTGAGCGGCGTGTACAGCGGCCCCGTGCAACCGGTGATCCGCGACAGTGAGATGAGCTGTATCCTGCGGGGGACAGAAGGTTGCAGTCAGGGTGATTACATGGACCTGCGCTATGCCATTACCGATAAAATGGGTGAAGAGAAGATCGTTACCTGGGAACACAAGCTGAAACATTATTTCCGGTTTGAAGGCAAGAGCCACCATGCCGGTGAATACCAGAACTACCTGGAATATTTTGCTGATTCCATTGAGCAGGGTTTTACAGCCTATCCTGATCTGCAGGAAGGGATTGGGACGATTGCGGTGCTGAAGGCGATGGAGCAGTCTTTGGAGACGGGACTTCCTGTGAAGATATCTTCCATCTGGAAGTCATGA
- a CDS encoding L-rhamnose mutarotase produces the protein MKHLSILLVLLLIALLPFKGITQIWVAVDGSDRNPGTATQPKASLQAALRQARELRRLQDPAIGNGIRIILKGGVYRLQEPVFIRPEDAGSAASPLFIEGAPGEQPILSGGITVSGWKKATGNLPGLPAAAKGKVWVADAPQNGDAIIDFRQLYVNDKKAIRARDRDTDSMNRILSWDPINEQCWIPTPKTPALLTAAGTEMVIHQWWAIAVLRISKMEVRGDSTRLSFYQPESRVQSEHPWPAPWISKQSGNSAFYLANAIQFLNTPGEWFLDKQQRKLYYWPLSGEDMTTAQVTVPYLETLLRVEGTAGNTVSHVHIKGLSFQHSTWLRPSQQGHVPLQAGMYLLDAYKLKIPGTPDKKGLENQAWIGRQPAAVRLAFVNNTSFNGCRFARLGAIGIDYVKGTDRDSITGCLFTDISGTAIQAGTFSEEPFETHLPYKPSDERELCRNLTIGNNLISSTANEDWGCPGISAGYVRDINIHHNELCELPYSGICVGWGWTKTPNAMRNNRIHANYIHHYAKHMYDVAGIYTLSAQPGSQITNNRIDSIYKAPYAHIPSHWFYLYTDEGTAYYTVKDNWCPAEKFLQNANGPGNEWVNNGPLVQDSIKESAGLQAAYKHLLNEIPATFSWQSINRDSSQQIIIEMVTDSAHQITPGKLKELLSLTHMSMTVYKWKNHWIIFTENTMPPRLWQLSLQHLFAGVRVKTYDNPFYVFNRTKCADAVTAPEWDHIILTANLVADEQLQQEYIQYHATQYQQWPEVSKGFCNAQFQQLLLFRNGRQLMLVISIPKGASLDTLNPKTTENNPRVDEWNALMKKYQEGIEGTAKGETWVILERQW, from the coding sequence ATGAAACACCTCAGCATATTATTAGTCTTACTGTTGATTGCATTACTGCCTTTCAAGGGTATTACTCAGATATGGGTGGCAGTAGATGGATCAGACAGGAATCCCGGTACAGCCACGCAACCCAAGGCGTCGCTGCAGGCCGCTTTGCGGCAGGCCAGGGAATTGCGTCGCCTGCAGGATCCTGCTATTGGTAATGGCATTCGTATTATCCTGAAAGGAGGCGTATACCGTCTGCAGGAACCGGTATTCATCAGGCCTGAAGATGCGGGTTCTGCTGCCAGTCCGCTATTCATAGAAGGAGCACCCGGCGAACAACCCATTTTGAGTGGAGGTATTACCGTGAGTGGATGGAAAAAAGCGACGGGTAATCTGCCGGGCTTGCCGGCTGCGGCCAAGGGCAAGGTATGGGTGGCTGATGCGCCGCAGAATGGGGATGCAATAATAGATTTCCGCCAGTTGTATGTAAATGATAAAAAAGCTATACGCGCCCGTGACCGGGATACAGATAGCATGAACCGTATCCTTTCCTGGGACCCTATCAATGAACAGTGTTGGATACCTACCCCAAAAACGCCTGCACTGCTTACTGCAGCGGGTACAGAAATGGTTATTCATCAATGGTGGGCCATCGCCGTATTGCGCATCAGCAAGATGGAAGTGAGGGGCGATAGTACCCGGCTGAGTTTTTATCAGCCCGAAAGTCGTGTGCAAAGTGAGCATCCCTGGCCGGCGCCCTGGATCTCCAAACAAAGTGGCAACTCTGCTTTTTATCTTGCCAATGCTATACAGTTCCTCAATACGCCGGGCGAGTGGTTCCTGGATAAGCAGCAACGCAAGCTGTATTACTGGCCATTATCCGGTGAGGACATGACTACTGCACAAGTAACAGTTCCTTACCTGGAAACGCTGCTAAGGGTAGAAGGAACAGCCGGCAATACAGTATCCCACGTGCATATCAAAGGGCTTTCTTTTCAGCACAGCACCTGGCTGCGGCCTTCGCAGCAGGGGCATGTACCCTTACAGGCAGGCATGTATTTGCTGGATGCCTATAAACTGAAAATACCCGGCACGCCAGATAAGAAAGGACTGGAAAATCAGGCCTGGATAGGGCGGCAGCCGGCAGCAGTACGACTGGCATTTGTAAACAATACTTCTTTTAATGGTTGCCGTTTTGCCCGGTTGGGCGCTATCGGTATTGATTATGTAAAGGGAACGGACAGGGATAGCATTACCGGCTGCCTGTTTACCGATATCAGTGGTACTGCCATACAAGCCGGCACTTTTTCGGAAGAGCCTTTTGAAACACACCTGCCGTATAAGCCTTCCGATGAAAGGGAATTGTGCAGGAACCTCACGATTGGTAATAACCTGATCAGTAGTACTGCCAATGAAGACTGGGGCTGCCCGGGCATTAGTGCTGGTTACGTACGGGACATCAATATCCATCACAATGAACTGTGCGAACTCCCTTATTCCGGCATCTGTGTAGGGTGGGGGTGGACAAAGACTCCCAATGCTATGCGCAACAACCGCATTCATGCCAACTATATCCACCATTACGCAAAGCACATGTATGATGTGGCAGGCATTTATACTTTGTCGGCACAACCCGGATCGCAGATTACGAACAACCGGATAGACAGTATTTATAAAGCCCCCTACGCACATATTCCCTCGCATTGGTTTTACCTGTATACCGATGAAGGCACTGCTTACTATACGGTGAAGGATAACTGGTGCCCGGCAGAGAAGTTTTTACAGAATGCCAATGGTCCGGGTAATGAGTGGGTGAACAACGGCCCCCTGGTACAGGACAGTATTAAGGAGTCAGCAGGTTTGCAGGCCGCTTATAAGCATTTGCTTAATGAGATACCTGCCACGTTTAGCTGGCAATCCATCAATAGGGATTCATCGCAACAAATAATTATCGAGATGGTGACCGATTCGGCGCACCAGATCACCCCCGGGAAGTTGAAGGAATTGTTGAGTTTAACCCATATGTCCATGACTGTATACAAATGGAAAAATCATTGGATCATCTTTACAGAAAATACCATGCCGCCGCGCTTGTGGCAATTATCTCTTCAGCATCTTTTTGCCGGTGTTAGAGTAAAGACGTACGATAATCCTTTTTATGTTTTTAATCGTACTAAATGTGCCGATGCGGTCACTGCCCCGGAATGGGATCATATAATACTCACTGCCAACCTGGTGGCAGATGAACAATTACAACAGGAGTATATTCAGTACCATGCCACGCAATACCAGCAATGGCCCGAAGTGAGTAAGGGGTTTTGTAATGCACAGTTTCAGCAATTGCTGTTATTCAGGAATGGACGTCAGCTTATGCTGGTGATCAGTATTCCCAAAGGAGCTAGTCTGGATACCCTGAATCCTAAAACAACGGAAAACAATCCCCGGGTAGATGAGTGGAACGCATTGATGAAAAAGTACCAGGAGGGAATAGAAGGAACCGCAAAAGGGGAGACGTGGGTAATCTTAGAAAGGCAGTGGTAA
- a CDS encoding family 78 glycoside hydrolase catalytic domain yields MNNKHLYRLLTLFLLCTGIMSVQAQEIKVDSLRCEMLTDPQGIDVTTPRLSWITIAHYQRQVVQTAYEIIVASTPEKLAANTGDIWNSGKVSSDQSIHVPYGGRPLTSRTACYWKVKVFTNKGTTAWSEPAQWTMGLLKPTDWKAKWIGYDKASPWDSVTQFSRLSARYFRKAFTSRAAVKRATVYIAGLGLYELYINGQKIGDQVLAPNPTDYRKSVLYNTHDVTRQLTKGANVVATVLGNGRYFTMRQDYKPKKINTFGYPKMLLQLEIEYTDGTRKTIVSDESWKLQVDGPIRTNNEYDGEEYDAAKELPNWNRVNYNDASWRKPQLVKAPEGKIVAQMSEPMRVMKTIRPVAVKKAGNGNYILDMGQNFAGWIKMRVSGKRGSTVQLRFAESLQPNGELYVANLRDAKVTDVYTLKGEGVETWKPSFVYHGFRYVEVSGYPGEPTFRDFEGQVVYDAIATTGSFNSSNATLNRIWQNAWWGIASNYKGIPVDCPQRNERQPWLGDRATGALGESFLFDNAALYTKWLNDIEQSQTAEGAIPDVAPAFWNYYSDNVTWPGTYILVADMLYRQYGDKQPIIKHYPSMKKWMGYMQKKYLKEFILTKDKYGDWCVPPESLELIKSRDSMRTTKGELIATAYYYRLLQHMQQFAKLAGREADVQAFAALAGKIKDAFNSRFYNVKTRNYDNNTVTANLLPLYFGITPDSAREQVFNHIYNKIRIEHHMHISTGVIGTQWLMRGLSDFGRSDIAYTLASNTTYPSWGYMAANGATTIWELWNGNTANPQMNSQNHVMLLGDLLTWYYENLAGIRSDDTEVGFKKIIMKPEIIDGINLVAGVYCGPYGHIISVWKKDSVNASFHWEVTVPANTKALIYIPADTVSNVTENGRPAVQSEGVRFIKVAGRYLVFEIASGTYEFVAQAPFKKGIVKDQFIFERAGFPESHAATIVETPKGLITAWFGGTKEGNKDVCIWTSRLVNGQWTEPVKVADGVINDTTRYPCYNPVLYQVPNGDLLLFYKIGSRVATWKGYMKRSTDNGLTWGEREDLPEGFLGPVKNKSILIGNELFCASSTEGNGWKVHFEVTSDWGKTWRKIGPINDGKTINAIQPSILTYKDGRLQVLCRSKNRSVIESWSADGGKTWSPVAATALPNNNSGTDAVTLKDGRQLIVYNHVKPAASLPNGKGARTPLNVAISEDGKIWSAALVLEDSPISQYSYPSVIQSADGMVHIVYTWRRERIKYIQVDPTKLELKPIVNEIWPGVKSGQLNASED; encoded by the coding sequence ATGAATAACAAACATCTATATAGGTTACTAACTTTGTTCCTGCTTTGTACAGGGATCATGTCCGTGCAGGCGCAGGAAATTAAAGTAGATAGCCTGCGTTGTGAGATGCTGACCGATCCGCAGGGCATTGATGTTACCACACCCCGCCTGAGCTGGATAACAATAGCTCATTATCAGCGCCAGGTGGTACAAACTGCATACGAGATCATCGTGGCTTCCACCCCGGAAAAGCTGGCGGCCAATACCGGTGATATCTGGAACAGTGGTAAAGTATCATCTGATCAATCTATTCACGTTCCTTACGGCGGTAGGCCATTAACCAGCCGCACAGCCTGCTACTGGAAAGTAAAAGTATTTACCAATAAAGGAACCACTGCATGGAGTGAACCGGCGCAGTGGACAATGGGATTGTTGAAACCTACAGACTGGAAGGCCAAATGGATAGGATATGATAAAGCATCCCCTTGGGATAGTGTTACCCAGTTCTCCCGGCTTTCGGCCCGTTATTTCAGGAAAGCGTTCACATCACGGGCTGCTGTAAAAAGGGCCACAGTATATATAGCTGGCCTGGGTCTGTATGAACTGTATATTAACGGACAGAAGATCGGTGATCAGGTGCTGGCGCCCAATCCTACCGACTACCGGAAGTCGGTGTTGTATAATACGCATGATGTAACCAGGCAGCTTACAAAAGGAGCGAATGTAGTGGCTACGGTATTGGGCAACGGCCGTTATTTCACCATGCGGCAGGATTACAAACCCAAAAAGATCAACACATTTGGCTATCCCAAAATGCTGTTGCAACTGGAAATAGAATACACGGATGGTACGCGCAAAACGATCGTGAGCGATGAAAGCTGGAAGCTGCAGGTAGATGGTCCTATCAGGACTAATAACGAGTATGATGGAGAAGAATATGATGCTGCCAAAGAGCTTCCCAACTGGAACAGGGTGAATTATAATGATGCCAGTTGGAGGAAACCGCAACTGGTGAAAGCGCCTGAAGGAAAGATAGTGGCGCAGATGAGTGAGCCAATGCGGGTGATGAAAACCATCCGGCCGGTAGCTGTTAAAAAAGCGGGGAATGGGAACTACATCCTGGACATGGGCCAGAATTTTGCTGGCTGGATAAAGATGAGGGTATCCGGTAAGCGTGGTTCCACCGTGCAACTGCGTTTTGCAGAAAGCCTGCAACCCAATGGAGAGCTGTATGTGGCCAATCTGCGTGATGCGAAAGTAACAGATGTCTATACCTTAAAAGGAGAAGGCGTTGAAACCTGGAAGCCTTCTTTTGTATACCATGGTTTCCGGTACGTGGAAGTAAGTGGTTACCCCGGTGAGCCTACCTTTAGAGATTTTGAAGGGCAGGTAGTATATGATGCCATTGCCACTACCGGATCATTCAATTCATCTAATGCAACCTTGAACCGCATCTGGCAGAATGCCTGGTGGGGTATTGCTTCCAATTATAAAGGCATACCGGTGGATTGCCCGCAGCGCAATGAACGGCAGCCCTGGCTGGGCGATAGGGCTACCGGTGCTTTGGGCGAGAGCTTCCTGTTTGATAATGCCGCACTCTATACCAAATGGCTGAATGATATTGAGCAATCGCAAACAGCAGAAGGCGCTATTCCCGATGTGGCCCCTGCTTTCTGGAATTATTACAGCGACAATGTAACCTGGCCGGGCACCTATATACTGGTAGCTGATATGTTGTATCGCCAGTATGGAGATAAACAACCCATTATTAAGCACTATCCTTCCATGAAGAAATGGATGGGGTACATGCAAAAGAAATACCTGAAAGAATTCATCCTTACCAAAGACAAGTATGGCGACTGGTGCGTACCGCCGGAATCACTGGAGTTGATCAAATCGCGCGATAGTATGCGTACCACCAAAGGAGAGTTGATTGCCACCGCTTATTACTATCGTCTGCTACAGCATATGCAGCAATTTGCGAAACTGGCTGGCCGGGAAGCCGATGTGCAAGCGTTTGCTGCACTGGCCGGAAAGATCAAAGATGCTTTCAACAGCCGTTTCTATAACGTCAAGACAAGGAACTACGACAATAATACGGTAACCGCTAACCTGTTGCCTTTGTATTTCGGCATTACGCCCGATAGTGCCAGGGAACAGGTGTTCAATCATATTTACAATAAGATCAGGATCGAGCACCATATGCATATCAGTACGGGTGTCATTGGTACGCAGTGGCTGATGCGGGGATTGTCGGATTTTGGGCGTTCTGATATTGCTTATACATTGGCATCTAACACTACTTATCCCAGTTGGGGATACATGGCGGCCAATGGCGCTACCACCATCTGGGAATTGTGGAATGGCAATACGGCCAATCCGCAGATGAATTCCCAGAACCATGTGATGTTACTGGGAGACCTGCTCACCTGGTATTATGAAAACCTGGCGGGTATCCGCTCTGATGATACGGAAGTTGGCTTTAAGAAGATCATTATGAAACCGGAGATCATTGACGGGATTAACCTGGTGGCTGGTGTTTACTGCGGTCCTTATGGACATATTATCAGCGTTTGGAAGAAAGACAGCGTGAATGCCAGCTTTCATTGGGAAGTTACTGTGCCGGCCAATACAAAGGCCCTGATCTATATTCCGGCTGATACGGTCAGTAATGTGACGGAAAACGGCCGGCCTGCTGTACAAAGTGAGGGGGTGCGATTCATAAAAGTAGCAGGCAGGTACCTGGTGTTTGAAATTGCATCCGGTACTTATGAGTTTGTTGCACAGGCGCCCTTTAAAAAAGGTATTGTAAAAGATCAGTTCATTTTTGAACGTGCCGGTTTCCCTGAAAGCCATGCTGCCACGATTGTGGAGACACCCAAAGGATTGATCACGGCCTGGTTTGGCGGCACCAAAGAGGGGAATAAAGATGTGTGTATCTGGACCAGCCGCCTGGTGAATGGTCAATGGACGGAGCCGGTAAAAGTGGCTGATGGTGTAATAAATGACACAACCCGTTATCCCTGTTACAATCCTGTACTATACCAGGTGCCCAATGGCGATTTGTTATTATTTTATAAAATAGGTTCCCGCGTGGCTACCTGGAAAGGGTATATGAAACGGTCAACCGATAATGGCCTCACCTGGGGCGAAAGGGAAGACCTGCCCGAAGGGTTCCTGGGGCCTGTGAAGAATAAGTCCATCCTGATCGGTAATGAACTGTTCTGCGCTTCCAGTACCGAAGGCAATGGATGGAAAGTACATTTTGAAGTGACGTCCGATTGGGGAAAGACCTGGCGAAAGATCGGTCCTATCAATGATGGGAAAACCATCAATGCCATACAACCCAGCATACTCACCTATAAAGATGGCCGCCTGCAGGTATTATGCAGAAGCAAGAACAGATCAGTGATAGAATCCTGGTCGGCTGATGGTGGTAAAACATGGTCGCCGGTAGCAGCTACTGCCTTACCCAATAATAACTCGGGTACGGATGCCGTAACATTGAAAGATGGCCGGCAGTTGATCGTGTATAATCACGTGAAGCCGGCAGCCAGTCTGCCCAATGGTAAGGGGGCGCGTACACCGTTGAATGTTGCTATCTCTGAAGATGGTAAGATCTGGTCGGCAGCGCTGGTGCTGGAAGATTCACCCATCAGTCAGTATTCTTATCCCTCCGTCATACAATCAGCCGATGGCATGGTGCACATTGTGTATACCTGGCGGCGGGAACGGATAAAGTATATACAGGTAGATCCAACCAAACTTGAACTAAAACCTATTGTCAATGAAATATGGCCGGGCGTTAAATCGGGTCAGCTTAATGCGAGTGAGGATTAG
- a CDS encoding sodium:solute symporter family transporter, with the protein MSNILDKLQPIDFIIVGVYLLILLIIGYKASFGKRKQDETLFLAGNSLGWASIGFNMWGTNVGPSMLLAFASIGYSTGIVAGNFEWYAFVFLFLLCMVFAPRYLAARVSTMPEFMGNRYGDSTRNMLAWYALIKILISWLSLGLFAGGFLVRQILNIPMWQSVIVLVSFAGLFAFAGGLKAIARVNVFQMILLIVVSLLLTIIGVQKVGGIEVLFHKAPPEYWNLIHAADDKNYPWPAILLGYPVAAVAFFCTDQAMVQSVLGARNLEQGQLGVNFIGWLKILSLPLFIVPGILCFELFPNLANPNEAYMTMVTNLFPPGLNGLVIVVLIAVLVGTIGSSLNSLSTVFTMDIYRKKINPAATNQQLIRVGRMTVAGGCLFAIVMALAIDNIKGLNLFDVFQSVLGFIAPPLSVVFLLSVFWKRTTRKAVNFTLSVGSAFSLGVGVLYLWVLTPDKYHFWPHYLLLSFYIFAVLFIIAVLITLLDRQPVTNGHAEGELPKPTRRVWTLWILLIIVMISLYIFFNGHH; encoded by the coding sequence ATGAGTAATATTTTAGACAAGCTTCAACCCATTGATTTCATCATTGTAGGCGTGTACCTCCTTATCCTGCTGATCATTGGCTACAAAGCCAGTTTTGGGAAGCGTAAACAGGATGAAACGCTTTTCCTAGCTGGTAATTCACTGGGCTGGGCCAGTATCGGCTTCAATATGTGGGGCACCAATGTGGGGCCTTCCATGTTACTGGCTTTTGCCAGCATTGGGTATAGTACAGGTATTGTAGCAGGCAACTTTGAATGGTATGCCTTTGTATTCCTCTTCCTGCTGTGCATGGTGTTTGCGCCGCGCTACCTGGCCGCCAGAGTATCTACCATGCCAGAGTTTATGGGTAACCGCTATGGCGATTCCACCCGCAATATGCTGGCCTGGTACGCACTGATCAAGATACTGATCTCCTGGCTGTCGCTGGGTTTGTTTGCCGGCGGCTTCCTGGTGCGGCAGATATTGAATATTCCCATGTGGCAATCGGTGATTGTGTTGGTATCGTTTGCCGGACTGTTTGCTTTTGCCGGTGGATTGAAAGCCATCGCCAGGGTGAATGTATTCCAGATGATCCTGCTGATTGTGGTATCGTTACTGCTCACTATTATCGGGGTACAAAAAGTAGGCGGTATTGAGGTGCTGTTTCACAAAGCGCCACCGGAGTACTGGAATCTTATTCATGCTGCCGATGATAAAAATTATCCCTGGCCTGCTATTTTATTGGGGTATCCGGTAGCGGCCGTGGCCTTCTTTTGTACGGATCAGGCCATGGTGCAATCTGTATTGGGCGCCCGCAACCTGGAGCAGGGACAGTTGGGCGTGAATTTTATCGGTTGGCTGAAGATCCTGTCGCTGCCTTTGTTTATTGTGCCCGGTATCCTGTGCTTTGAGTTGTTTCCCAACCTGGCCAATCCCAATGAAGCGTATATGACGATGGTGACCAATTTATTCCCGCCCGGTTTAAATGGTTTGGTGATCGTGGTGCTGATCGCTGTACTGGTAGGTACCATTGGTTCTTCCCTGAATTCCCTGAGTACAGTGTTTACGATGGATATTTACCGCAAGAAGATCAATCCCGCTGCCACCAACCAGCAACTGATACGCGTGGGGAGGATGACGGTAGCCGGTGGATGTTTATTTGCTATTGTGATGGCATTGGCCATTGACAATATTAAAGGACTCAACCTTTTTGATGTATTCCAGTCGGTACTGGGTTTTATTGCGCCGCCGTTGTCGGTGGTATTCCTGCTGTCTGTTTTCTGGAAACGTACTACGCGTAAGGCGGTCAACTTTACTTTGTCGGTGGGTTCTGCTTTTAGTTTGGGTGTGGGCGTATTGTACCTGTGGGTGCTTACGCCGGATAAATATCATTTCTGGCCGCATTACCTGTTGTTGTCCTTTTACATTTTTGCCGTGTTGTTCATCATTGCGGTATTGATCACCTTGCTGGACAGGCAACCGGTGACCAACGGGCATGCAGAGGGCGAATTACCTAAGCCTACCCGGCGGGTGTGGACGTTATGGATATTACTGATCATTGTTATGATCAGCCTGTATATTTTCTTTAATGGTCATCATTAA
- a CDS encoding sugar phosphate isomerase/epimerase family protein, whose protein sequence is MLLPSVLSAQEKTDKRYKIALIDLMLLKRQKLGALQLTKDLGADGVEVDMGGLGKRSTFDNQLLNDSVRQLYLDKIAALNIEIPSLAMTGYYAQSFCEREEYKQSIADCIKTMQLMNVKIAFLPMGVQCDLIKRPDLRSKVVERLREAGKMAQAAGVVIGIETPLSAKEQVKLLKEIGSPAIKIYFNVADALGAGRDLYKELQILGRTRICQIHCTNKDGVWLENDPQVDMKKMKATLDKMKWRGWLVVERSRDAKQATNVKANYGANTRYLKTIFQ, encoded by the coding sequence GTGTTGTTGCCTTCGGTGTTATCTGCACAGGAGAAGACCGATAAACGATATAAGATTGCGTTGATTGACCTGATGTTGCTGAAACGCCAGAAGTTAGGCGCGCTGCAGCTTACCAAAGACCTGGGAGCTGATGGTGTGGAAGTGGATATGGGCGGACTGGGTAAGCGCTCTACGTTTGATAACCAACTGCTGAATGATTCTGTACGTCAGCTTTACCTGGATAAGATCGCAGCACTCAATATTGAAATTCCTTCCCTGGCTATGACAGGCTATTATGCCCAGTCATTTTGCGAAAGGGAAGAGTACAAGCAAAGCATTGCAGACTGCATTAAAACCATGCAGTTGATGAACGTGAAGATCGCTTTCCTGCCGATGGGCGTACAATGTGACCTGATCAAGCGCCCCGACCTGCGTAGTAAAGTAGTGGAGCGTTTGAGAGAGGCTGGTAAGATGGCGCAAGCGGCGGGTGTAGTGATCGGGATTGAAACGCCTTTATCCGCGAAGGAACAGGTAAAGCTGCTGAAGGAGATTGGTTCACCGGCTATCAAGATCTATTTCAATGTAGCGGATGCCCTGGGCGCTGGGCGCGACCTGTACAAAGAACTGCAAATACTGGGGCGTACCCGTATTTGCCAGATACATTGTACCAATAAGGATGGGGTATGGCTGGAAAATGATCCGCAGGTGGATATGAAGAAGATGAAGGCCACCCTTGATAAAATGAAGTGGCGTGGCTGGCTGGTGGTAGAGCGCAGCCGCGATGCGAAGCAGGCTACCAATGTGAAGGCGAATTATGGTGCGAATACACGCTATTTGAAGACAATCTTTCAATGA